The Bryobacteraceae bacterium genome includes a window with the following:
- the xlnC gene encoding endo-1,4-beta-xylanase encodes MPLLFALFLVASSCAAQSLAGPVSLLGADAGAAFRYTGPTAGAASGAAEWVAVDNMPFTHAWRLRTISLPESGGNEWDLRIRARGAAAVSAGDKILAEFWMRCVEPENGDCILRLNVERDGSPWTKSISTPYPVGREWRRFRVLFDMRESYAAGGYMIDFWMGQQVQTAEVGGISLLNYGPQATPEALGLDRFYEGAAADAAWRIAAEERIEEIRKAGMIIVAVTPDGEPIEGAEIRAKLKRHAFGWGTAVAASRLLGTGPDSERYRNFIRENFNMAVLENDLKWGPWEENRNRAMNALRWLHENGITWIRGHNLVWPGWRWMPNDVRNLADNPEALRQRILDRIRDAATATRGLVVHWDVVNEPVAERDVLNILGDEVMADWFRAAKECDPESRMFINEYDILAANGSNLRKQNAYYRMIEMLLKLEAPVEGIGFQGHFDTATPPERMLEILDRFARLGLPVAITEYDFATPDEELQAQFTRDLMILAFSHPAVSDFLMWGFWEGSHWKPLGAMIRRDWSEKPMYRVWRELIFERWQTDETGVTPYHGAIYVRGFKGDYEITVKAGEQEVRVPYTLKEDGQVLWVTVGGASEEQAP; translated from the coding sequence ATGCCCCTTTTGTTCGCCCTGTTTCTTGTTGCCTCGTCCTGCGCGGCGCAATCGCTGGCCGGGCCGGTTTCGCTGCTTGGCGCAGATGCGGGCGCGGCGTTCCGCTATACCGGACCAACGGCGGGCGCGGCGAGCGGCGCGGCCGAGTGGGTGGCAGTGGACAACATGCCGTTCACGCACGCCTGGCGGCTGCGCACGATTTCGCTGCCGGAGAGCGGAGGCAACGAGTGGGACCTGCGGATCCGCGCCCGCGGCGCCGCGGCCGTATCGGCAGGGGACAAGATCCTGGCCGAGTTCTGGATGCGCTGCGTGGAGCCTGAAAACGGCGACTGCATTCTGCGGCTGAACGTGGAGCGGGACGGCTCGCCGTGGACGAAATCGATCAGCACGCCTTATCCGGTGGGACGCGAGTGGCGGCGGTTCCGGGTTCTGTTCGATATGCGGGAGAGCTACGCCGCGGGTGGCTACATGATCGATTTCTGGATGGGCCAGCAGGTGCAGACGGCGGAAGTGGGCGGGATTTCGCTGCTGAATTACGGGCCGCAGGCCACGCCTGAGGCACTCGGCCTGGACCGGTTTTATGAGGGAGCGGCCGCGGACGCCGCCTGGCGGATCGCCGCCGAAGAGCGGATCGAAGAGATCCGCAAGGCGGGCATGATTATTGTGGCGGTGACGCCGGATGGGGAGCCGATTGAAGGCGCCGAGATCCGGGCGAAGCTGAAGCGGCACGCCTTCGGGTGGGGCACGGCCGTGGCCGCCTCGCGCCTTCTCGGCACGGGGCCGGACAGCGAGCGCTACCGCAACTTCATCCGCGAGAACTTCAACATGGCGGTGCTCGAAAACGACCTGAAGTGGGGCCCGTGGGAGGAGAACCGGAACCGCGCGATGAACGCGCTGCGCTGGCTGCATGAAAACGGGATCACGTGGATCCGCGGGCACAATCTCGTGTGGCCGGGCTGGCGGTGGATGCCGAACGACGTGCGCAACCTGGCGGACAATCCCGAAGCCCTGCGGCAGCGGATTCTGGACCGCATCCGGGACGCAGCCACGGCCACGCGCGGGCTGGTGGTGCACTGGGACGTCGTGAACGAGCCGGTGGCCGAGCGGGACGTGCTCAACATCCTGGGCGACGAGGTGATGGCGGACTGGTTCCGCGCGGCGAAGGAGTGCGATCCCGAGTCGAGGATGTTCATCAACGAATACGACATTCTGGCGGCGAACGGTTCCAACCTGCGGAAGCAGAACGCGTATTACCGCATGATCGAGATGCTGTTGAAGCTCGAGGCGCCGGTAGAGGGCATCGGCTTCCAGGGCCACTTCGACACGGCGACGCCTCCGGAACGGATGCTGGAGATCCTCGACCGCTTCGCGCGGCTGGGCCTGCCCGTCGCGATCACGGAATACGATTTCGCCACGCCCGATGAAGAGTTGCAGGCGCAGTTCACGCGCGACCTGATGATCCTCGCCTTCAGCCATCCGGCGGTTTCGGACTTCCTGATGTGGGGCTTCTGGGAGGGGAGCCACTGGAAGCCGCTGGGCGCCATGATCCGGCGCGACTGGAGCGAGAAGCCGATGTACCGCGTCTGGCGAGAGCTGATCTTCGAGCGCTGGCAGACGGATGAAACGGGCGTGACGCCCTATCACGGCGCCATTTATGTGAGAGGGTTCAAAGGGGACTACGAGATCACCGTCAAGGCGGGCGAGCAGGAAGTCCGCGTGCCGTACACGCTGAAAGAAGACGGCCAGGTGCTGTGGGTGACGGTGGGCGGGGCTTCTGAAGAGCAGGCGCCGTAA
- a CDS encoding serine hydrolase: MRHLLIPCLALASLCAQPLPVSTPEKEGFSAERLGRMHRYFENLTKTGERPGAITLIVRNGRIVDWRTFGLRDVENNLPMEKDTIVHIYSMTKPVTSVAVMMLVEEGRLALDDRVDKFIPEFKGMKVYKGGTVERPELEDAARPITVKHLLTHTSGLSYGWGNDNVSAMYRKADPLGAPSLKEFIGRLVKLPLAFQPGERYEYSMSIDVLGYLVEVVSGEPFDQFVEKRITGPLKMNDTHFRLPEAKRARLAKIYSRREGKLTAQRGLQTGGVPYGGMALYSTIGDYARFAQMLVNGGHLDGVRLLGRKTVDLMMMNHLGGLSKPTIGGDDSAGFGLGGAVRIDPAKSGRPGTEGLFGWDGAASTYFRVDRTEKLAMLLFLQWMPFDQPTLNLYETLVYQALVD, translated from the coding sequence ATGCGGCACCTGCTGATTCCCTGCCTTGCGCTGGCTTCCCTCTGCGCGCAGCCTCTTCCTGTTTCCACGCCTGAAAAAGAGGGCTTCTCGGCGGAGCGGCTCGGCCGGATGCACCGGTATTTCGAGAACCTGACGAAGACCGGAGAGCGGCCTGGCGCGATCACGCTGATCGTGCGCAACGGGCGCATCGTGGACTGGCGCACGTTCGGGCTGCGCGATGTCGAGAACAATCTGCCGATGGAGAAGGACACGATCGTCCACATCTACTCGATGACGAAGCCGGTGACGTCCGTGGCCGTGATGATGCTGGTGGAGGAGGGCAGGCTGGCGCTGGACGACCGGGTGGACAAGTTCATTCCCGAGTTCAAGGGGATGAAGGTGTACAAGGGCGGCACGGTAGAGCGGCCGGAGCTGGAGGACGCGGCGCGGCCGATCACGGTGAAGCACCTGCTGACGCACACGAGCGGGCTGAGCTACGGCTGGGGCAACGACAACGTCTCCGCGATGTACCGCAAGGCCGACCCGCTGGGCGCGCCGAGCCTGAAAGAGTTCATCGGCAGGCTGGTGAAACTGCCGCTGGCGTTCCAGCCGGGCGAGCGCTACGAGTATTCGATGTCGATCGACGTGCTGGGCTACCTTGTGGAGGTCGTCTCCGGCGAGCCGTTCGATCAGTTCGTGGAGAAGCGGATCACGGGGCCGCTGAAGATGAACGACACGCATTTCAGACTGCCGGAGGCGAAGCGGGCGCGGCTGGCGAAGATCTACTCTCGGCGCGAGGGGAAGCTGACGGCGCAGCGCGGCCTGCAGACGGGAGGCGTTCCGTATGGCGGAATGGCGCTCTATTCCACGATCGGCGACTATGCGCGGTTCGCGCAGATGCTGGTGAACGGCGGGCATCTCGACGGAGTGCGCCTGCTGGGGCGGAAGACGGTGGATCTGATGATGATGAACCATCTGGGCGGGCTGTCGAAGCCGACGATCGGCGGCGATGATTCGGCGGGATTCGGGCTGGGCGGAGCGGTGCGGATCGATCCGGCGAAATCGGGCCGTCCGGGCACGGAAGGACTCTTTGGCTGGGACGGGGCGGCTTCGACATATTTCCGGGTGGACCGGACAGAGAAGCTGGCGATGCTGCTGTTTTTGCAGTGGATGCCCTTCGATCAGCCTACGCTGAACCTGTACGAGACCCTGGTGTACCAGGCTCTGGTGGATTGA